CAGACCGACAAGGTCCGCGTCGCGATCGTCGGCGTCGGCAACTGCGCGAGCAGCTTCGTCCAGGGCGTCCAGTACTACCGCGACGCCGATCCCGCCGAGCGCGTGCCGGGCCTGATGCACGTCGACCTCGGCGGCTACCACGTCTCCGACATCGAGTTCACCGCCGCCTTCGACATCGACTCCGACAAGGTCGGCAAGGACCTCTCGGAGGCGATCTGGGCGGGCCAGAACAACACGATCAAGTTCGCCGAGGTGCCGAAGCTCGACGTCCCCGTCGAGCGCGGGATGACCCACGACGGGCTCGGCAAGTACCTCAAGCAGAAGATCGAGAAGGCGCCCGGCGAGACCGCCGACATCGTGCAGATCCTCAAGGAGACGCGGACCGACGTCGTCGTCAGCTACCTGCCGGTCGGATCAGAGCAGGCGACCAAGTGGTACGTCGAGCAGGTGCTCGAGGCCGGCTGCGGCTTCGTCAACTGCATCCCGGTCTTCATCGCCAAGGAGGCCTACTGGGCCAAGCGCTTCCGCGAGAAGGGGCTGCCGATCGTCGGCGACGACATCAAGTCGCA
The sequence above is drawn from the Blastocatellia bacterium genome and encodes:
- a CDS encoding inositol-3-phosphate synthase — translated: QTDKVRVAIVGVGNCASSFVQGVQYYRDADPAERVPGLMHVDLGGYHVSDIEFTAAFDIDSDKVGKDLSEAIWAGQNNTIKFAEVPKLDVPVERGMTHDGLGKYLKQKIEKAPGETADIVQILKETRTDVVVSYLPVGSEQATKWYVEQVLEAGCGFVNCIPVFIAKEAYWAKRFREKGLPIVGDDIKSQVGATIVHRQLARLFADRGVKMVHTSQLNVGGNMDFFNMLERERLESKKISKTNAVTSIMDEELPADDVYIGPSDYVPWLTDRKWAHIRVEGQAFGDVPLNVEMKLEVWDSPNSAGIVIDAVRCCKLALNHGVGGPLEEPSSYLMKS